In Brassica rapa cultivar Chiifu-401-42 chromosome A06, CAAS_Brap_v3.01, whole genome shotgun sequence, a single window of DNA contains:
- the LOC103874271 gene encoding uncharacterized protein LOC103874271 isoform X2 yields the protein MYSVTGFNVTRSNQKFKGMYRVGFVCSMNWLLHFLKITELGPRPKGYCVSPKIVGGGSSWQQLFSESLLPISSALCLISLTFSEIKLQHFYNELVEYKLILDKPEVLPLNRVR from the exons ATGTACTCTGTTACTGGGTTCAACGTTACACGTAGCAACCAAAAATTCAAAG GGATGTATCGGGTTGGCTTCGTGTGTTCAATGAATTGGCTACTGCATTTCTTGAAAATTACAGAGCTAGGGCCTAGACCCAAAGGTTATTGTGTCAGCCCAAAAATTGTTGGAG GTGGCAGCAGCTGGCAACAATTATTTTCGGAG TCATTACTTCCCATTTCTTCAGCCCTATGCTTAATTTCTCTCACCTTTTCTGAAATCAAGTTGCAGCACTTTTACAATGAACTTGTGGAGTACAAGCTCATTCTTGACAAG CCAGAAGTCTTACCGCTCAACAGAGTGAGATAG
- the LOC103874268 gene encoding probable receptor-like protein kinase At5g24010 encodes MAFLVNLILTLILFFLSLLHLFSAAFTPPDNYLLNCGANTNASFFSTRSFLGDSSKQVSTFLSTDRSISLSDQNPPPDSPLLYHTARIFPGGSSPSYKLHLTSNGTHFIRLHFAPFKASTFDLNSAKFSVLVNGFSVLTSFAANSVVVKEFILKIDSPVLEISFLPSKASTFAFVNAIEVFSAPRDYIIDQGTKRVVPNSAQIFSNLSSQVLETVHRINVGGLKLTPFNDSLWRTWLVDDDYLLLKGAAKRAWTTHSPNYQSGGATREIAPDNVYMTAQEMNRDSQELQARFNISWEFPVGSKRVLHLVRLHFCDIVSTSLNQLYFNVFINDYLAYRDVDLSALNFHVLASPLYIDFVAESDRDGAVRISVGPSDLSNPARANAILNGVEIMRIVNPVGSKVGYGKKHVVWIVAGSVLGSLVFLSLLVLLGLCLCRPKKKNRTKRSESTGWTPLRRFRNSSISRTTEGTVSSNGYQTLRISFAEIQSGTNNFDKSLVIGVGGFGMVFKGSLKDNTKVAVKRGVPGSRQGLPEFLSEITILSKIRHRHLVSLVGYCEEQSEMILVYEYMDKGPLKSHLYGSTNPPLSWKQRLEVCIGAARGLHYLHTGSSQGIIHRDIKSTNILLDNNYVAKVADFGLSRSGPCLDETHVSTGVKGSFGYLDPEYFRRQQLTDKSDVYSFGVVLFEVLCARPAVDPLLVREQVNLAEWAIAWQKKGMLDQIVDPNIAGQIKPCSLKKFAETAEKCCADYGVDRPTIGDVLWNLEHVLQLQESGPLAEPGEACGDVNGSGTTARQGLSSDSNTERDSGDGTSGIIDSSQVFSQLMNNAGR; translated from the coding sequence ATGGCGTTTCTGGTAAATCTAATCCTCACCCTtatcctcttcttcctctctctcctcCACCTCTTTTCAGCTGCCTTCACTCCACCCGACAACTACCTCCTTAACTGCGGCGCCAACACCAACGCCTCCTTCTTCTCCACACGCTCCTTCCTCGGCGACTCCTCGAAACAAGTCTCAACCTTTCTCTCTACCGATCGATCCATCTCCCTCTCCGACCAAAACCCACCTCCGGATTCTCCCCTCTTATACCACACGGCCCGCATCTTCCCCGGCGGATCATCTCCTTCGTACAAACTCCACCTCACCAGCAACGGCACTCACTTCATCCGCCTCCACTTCGCCCccttcaaagcttcaacctttGACTTAAATTCAGCGAAATTCTCCGTTTTGGTTAACGGGTTCTCCGTCTTGACCAGCTTCGCCGCTAACTCCGTCGTAGTCAAAGAGTTCATACTCAAAATCGATTCCCCTGTTCTCGAGATTTCGTTTCTCCCTTCGAAAGCATCCACCTTTGCCTTCGTCAACGCGATAGAAGTCTTCTCAGCTCCCAGAGATTACATAATCGATCAAGGCACTAAGCGCGTAGTCCCCAACTCCGCTCAAATCTTCAGCAACTTATCATCCCAAGTTCTCGAGACGGTGCATAGAATCAACGTCGGTGGTTTGAAGTTAACTCCGTTTAACGACTCACTCTGGAGGACGTGGCTCGTCGACGACGACTACCTTCTCCTCAAAGGAGCTGCTAAGCGCGCGTGGACCACTCACTCTCCGAATTACCAGAGCGGCGGCGCGACGAGGGAGATTGCTCCTGACAATGTGTACATGACAGCGCAGGAGATGAACCGAGATAGCCAGGAGCTGCAGGCGAGGTTTAACATCAGCTGGGAGTTCCCCGTTGGTTCGAAACGTGTTCTTCATTTGGTTCGTTTGCATTTTTGTGACATCGTTAGTACATCTCTTAATCAGCTCTACTTCAATGTCTTTATCAATGACTATCTCGCGTATAGAGATGTTGATCTCTCCGCGTTGAACTTCCATGTGCTTGCTTCTCCTTTGTATATTGACTTTGTTGCTGAGTCTGATCGTGATGGGGCGGTGAGGATAAGCGTTGGACCGTCTGATCTCAGCAACCCGGCGAGAGCTAATGCTATATTAAACGGAGTTGAGATCATGAGGATTGTGAATCCTGTAGGCTCCAAAGTGGGGTATGGGAAGAAGCACGTGGTGTGGATCGTTGCCGGCTCGGTGTTGGGAAGTCTTGTGTTCTTGTCTCTCCTCGTCTTGTTGGGTTTGTGTTTATGCAGgcccaagaagaagaacagaACCAAGAGGTCAGAGAGCACGGGGTGGACGCCTCTGAGGAGGTTCAGAAACAGCTCCATCAGTAGAACGACCGAAGGAACCGTGAGCTCCAACGGCTACCAAACTCTGAGAATCTCTTTCGCTGAGATACAGTCCGGAACCAATAACTTTGACAAGAGTTTAGTGATCGGAGTTGGAGGATTCGGGATGGTCTTTAAAGGCTCTCTCAAGGACAATACCAAAGTAGCTGTCAAGAGAGGCGTCCCCGGTTCGAGACAAGGCTTGCCAGAGTTTCTCTCCGAGATAACCATCCTCTCCAAGATCCGTCATCGTCATCTCGTTTCACTTGTGGGATACTGTGAAGAGCAGTCTGAGATGATCCTTGTTTATGAGTACATGGACAAAGGACCGCTCAAGAGCCACTTATACGGTTCCACCAACCCTCCTTTGTCGTGGAAGCAACGGCTTGAGGTCTGCATTGGTGCAGCGAGAGGTCTTCATTACCTTCACACCGGTTCTTCCCAAGGAATCATCCACCGTGATATAAAGTCCACGAACATCTTGCTAGATAACAATTACGTAGCCAAAGTTGCTGACTTTGGACTGTCGAGATCCGGTCCTTGTCTTGACGAGACTCATGTGAGCACGGGGGTTAAAGGAAGCTTTGGTTATCTTGATCCTGAGTACTTTAGAAGACAGCAGCTCACTGATAAGTCCGATGTTTACTCGTTTGGAGTTGTTCTGTTTGAAGTTCTCTGCGCTAGACCAGCTGTTGATCCGTTGCTAGTGAGGGAGCAAGTGAACTTAGCAGAGTGGGCTATTGCGTGGCAAAAGAAAGGAATGCTTGACCAAATCGTTGACCCGAACATCGCTGGTCAGATCAAACCGTGCTCGTTGAAGAAGTTTGCGGAAACTGCAGAGAAATGCTGTGCGGATTACGGCGTGGATAGACCGACGATAGGTGATGTTCTGTGGAACTTAGAACATGTGCTTCAGCTTCAAGAATCAGGACCATTGGCTGAGCCTGGAGAAGCTTGTGGAGATGTTAATGGCTCGGGGACGACGGCAAGGCAGGGTTTGTCTAGTGACTCGAACACGGAGAGGGACAGTGGAGATGGGACTTCAGGTATAATCGATAGTAGCCAAGTGTTCTCTCAGCTCATGAACAACGCTGGCAGATAA
- the LOC103874802 gene encoding replication protein A 70 kDa DNA-binding subunit C-like, translated as MNREQRYLPVGEWKVVDTVKITGAGRQYRPTKQQYKMTILGDTSITPSDYRNDNQFLDLANYEEIVNGKLKPNFLIDIMGQVTDLGAVATVQAKGNDTKRVHFRLRDLSGQEVSCCLWGKYAEQIETHMEEANDETFICLIRFAKISEFRGEVQITNAFDASLVCLNPTMEEAIDFRQKMSSDSLALAICDQSNEKKIITKVTANWDDVDVRCISEILQSFEVDSCKIICSIESIDTDWGWFYFGCTRHNRRLTKIGRKSSGKMIQSEKPQFYCDVYRGPCNNYEPKFKLHLIVKDDTETCRLMLLDTVGRTIIGSKAVELWDGSFDEIEDPEILPQPIRDLVGKSFCFGLAITSDNVTNGSDTFKVSEVWSGDYIQRIESLSEPVSLIETISSTLSGGELPGIDHINENSSEDFSTPSNKRKEDECDQMDMTSTSKKLCTKIVKKEKEKD; from the exons ATGAATCGTGAACAGCGTTACCTACCTGTTGGTGAATGGAAGGTCGTTGACACCGTTAAAATAACTGGGGCAGGACGTCAATATCGACCTACAAAGCAACAGTACAAGATGACGATCTTAGGAGACACATCAATAACCCCTTCTGATTATCGTAATGATAATCAATTCCTTGATCTGGCTAACTACGAGGAGATTGTTAATGGAAAGCTAAAACCCAATTTCCTTATTG ATATCATGGGACAAGTAACTGATCTTGGAGCAGTAGCTACCGTCCAAGCTAAGGGGAATGACACAAAAAGAGTTCATTTCCGTTTACGTGATTTAAG TGGTCAAGAGGTGTCGTGTTGCTTATGGGGAAAATATGCCGAGCAGATTGAAACACATATGGAAGAAGCTAATGATGAAACTTTTATATGCTTGATAAGATTTGCAAAAATCAGCGAGTTCAGAG GAGAAGTGCAAATCACCAACGCGTTTGATGCTTCACTTGTGTGTCTCAACCCAACAATGGAGGAAGCTATTGATTTTAGACAGAA GATGTCGAGTGATTCTCTTGCCTTAGCTATTTGTGATCAAAGTAATGAAAAGAAGATAATCACCAAGGTTACGGCCAATTGGGATGATGTAGACGTGAGATGTATTTCTGAGATTTTGCAAAGTTTTGAG GTTGACAGTTGCAAGATCATTTGTTCAATTGAATCCATTGACACGGATTGGGGTTGGTTCTATTTTGGGTGTACTAGACACAATCGACGTCTTACTAAGATTGGAAGGAAATCTTCTGGTAAGATGATTCAGTCTGAAAAGCCACAATTTTATTGTGATGTGTATCGTGGTCCGTGTAACAATTACGAACCGAA GTTCAAGCTTCATTTGATTGTCAAAGATGACACTGAGACATGCAGATTAATGCTTCTTGATACTGTTGGGAGAACGATTATTGGTAGCAAAGCTGTTGAACTTTGGGATGGTTCATTTGACGAG ATTGAAGACCCAGAAATACTACCTCAGCCTATTCGAGATTTGGTTGGgaaatctttttgttttggtttagcCATAACCAGTGACAATGTAACAAACGGTTCAGACACATTTAAGGTCTCTGAGGTCTGGTCTGGAGATTATATTCAAAGAATCGAGTCACTCTCAGAACCAGTTTCATTAATTGAAACCATTTCGTCAACTCTATCTGGTGGAGAG cTTCCTGGGATTGATCATATCAATGAGAACTCATCTGAAGATTTTTCCACCCCAAGTAACAAACGTAAGGAAGATGAGTGTGATCAAATGGACATGACATCTACTTCTAAGAAGTTATGCACTAAGATCGTAAAGAAGGAGAAAGAAAAGGACTGA
- the LOC103874270 gene encoding S-type anion channel SLAH3 has product MEGRSNCVQIELEEELPTLLRTATTEEMVGFDNYKDNNLPLPRFISRFHPYHASTTTLNGQEAARSSMEAHRSYIEDLKETAPWMQINHQRKPSLSMPTSPNILMISDPTSTSSDNNNTVSTGKSVKFISQPMAKVSSLYIGSGNDDDDGRRHDNHHHQQHQQQSGQLQNQNPGMHKLKDHRYTSFKTWSGKLERQFTRKPAAIEPETPNRPKENINTNEAMPVDRYYDALEGPELETLRPLEEIVLPSEQTWPFLLRYPISTFGMCLGVSSQAIMWKTLATAEPTKFLHVPLWINQALWFISVALVFTIAIIYLLKIILYFEAVRREYYHPIRINFFFAPFISLLFLALGVPPSVMTELPQFLWYLLMFPFICLELKIYGQWMSGGQRRLSRVANPTNHLSIVGNFVGALLGASMGLREGPMFFYAVGMAHYLVLFVTLYQRLPTNETLPKDLHPVFFLFVAAPSVASMAWAKITGSFDYGSKVCYFIAIFLYFSLAVRINFFRGIKFSLSWWAYTFPMTGAAIATIRYATVVRSTMTQVMCVILCAIATLVVSALLVTTIIHVFVLGDLFPNDYAIAISNRPRRKQTSHHRWLDQLRNVSSENIENFLKFTDSDSSQSNDLEAGNGKIQENDSA; this is encoded by the exons ATGGAGGGGAGATCAAATTGTGTGCAAATAGAATTAGAAGAAGAGCTGCCAACATTACTGAGAACAGCCACGACAGAAGAAATGGTTGGCTTTGACAATTACAAGGATAATAATCTTCCTCTTCCACGCTTCATCAGTCGCTTTCATCCTTATCATGCATCCACGACTACTTtg AATGGTCAAGAAGCAGCAAGATCATCAATGGAAGCTCATCGTAGCTATATTGAGGATCTCAAAGAGACTGCACCATGGATGCAGATCAATCATCAAAGAAAACCATCACTTTCAATGCCAACTTCACCAAATATTCTCATGATATCCGATCCGACATCAACGTCTTCCGACAACAACAACACTGTATCGACTGGAAAGTCAGTCAAGTTCATCTCTCAGCCGATGGCCAAAGTGTCATCTCTCTACATAGGAAGCggcaatgatgatgatgatggtcgTCGTCATgacaatcatcatcatcagcaacATCAACAACAGAGTGGTCAACTTCAAAATCAAAACCCGGGGATGCATAAGCTTAAGGATCACAGGTACACCTCGTTCAAGACTTGGTCAGGGAAACTGGAGAGACAGTTTACAAGAAAACCAGCTGCTATTGAACCGGAGACACCAAACCGGCCTAAGGAgaatataaatactaatgaAGCCATGCCTGTGGACCGTTACTATGATGCCTTGGAAGGTCCTGAATTAGAGACTCTCCGG CCTCTAGAAGAAATCGTTCTACCAAGTGAACAAACGTGGCCGTTTCTTCTTCGTTACCCCATATCAACCTTCGGTATGTGCCTTGGAGTGAGCAGCCAAGCCATAATGTGGAAAACCCTAGCCACTGCCGAGCCAACCAAGTTCCTCCATGTGCCCCTATGGATCAACCAAGCTCTCTGGTTCATCTCAGTCGCTTTAGTCTTTACCATTGCCATCATTTACCTCCTCAAAATCATCCTCTACTTCGAAGCCGTACGCCGTGAATACTACCACCCCATCAGAATCAACTTCTTCTTCGCTCCTTTCATTTCATTACTCTTCTTAGCCCTCGGGGTCCCACCTTCCGTAATGACAGAACTGCCACAGTTCCTGTGGTACCTCCTCATGTTTCCTTTCATCTGCCTTGAGCTCAAGATTTACGGTCAATGGATGTCCGGTGGTCAACGCAGGCTCTCCCGGGTCGCCAACCCTACGAACCATCTGTCAATCGTCGGGAACTTTGTGGGGGCGTTGCTTGGTGCAAGCATGGGACTTAGGGAAGGTCCAATGTTTTTCTACGCTGTTGGGATGGCTCATTACTTGGTTCTGTTCGTGACACTATACCAAAGACTACCTACCAACGAGACTTTGCCTAAAGATCTTCACCCtgtctttttcctttttgttgcGGCCCCGAGTGTTGCTTCCATGGCTTGGGCTAAGATCACTGGCTCCTTTGACTATGGCTCCAAAGTTTGTTACTTCATCGCCATTTTCCTCTACTTCTCTTTG GCTGTGCGGATTAATTTCTTTCGTGGAATCAA ATTTTCGTTGTCTTGGTGGGCGTATACATTTCCAATGACCGGAGCTGCAATTGCAACCATCAGGTACGCAACAGTAGTGAGGAGCACTATGACTCAAGTCATGTGTGTGATCCTCTGTGCTATAGCAACACTAGTCGTTTCGGCACTGCTAGTGACTACCATCATCCATGTCTTTGTCCTCGGCGATCTTTTTCCTAATGACTACGCCATAGCCATCAGCAACCGCCCGAGACGCAAACAGACTAGCCACCACCGGTGGCTCGACCAACTAAGAAACGTAAGCTCAGAGAACATCGAGAATTTCTTGAAATTCACAGACTCCGACAGCAGTCAGAGTAATGATCTAGAAGCTGGGAATGGAAAAATTCAAGAGAACGATTCggcttaa
- the LOC103874803 gene encoding putative F-box/kelch-repeat protein At5g24040: MSLNAENNEFMVLGRLPFKGPAVYRSIDGRWTELQITQPVSFEGIVSYKSKFYAIDLTGRTIVVEPTLQLHTFQRSRPSYKTRKRWLLNSGDKVLLVEMCTERRADFFIPNIREKKIWFEVSELDVERNDWNQVEDVDDRVLFLEQYCSFSCLATEIQGFRANSIIFSDLWGGTNLNEHESILVYEFNEQGVRSVEDIPEYVELFPSPPGWVISNA; this comes from the exons ATGAGTTTAAACGCAGAGAACAACGAGTTTATGGTTCTAGGGCGTCTCCCATTCAAGGGTCCCGCTGTGTATAGGTCAATCGATGGGCGTTGGACTGAGCTCCAGATAACACAACCCGTTTCCTTTGAAGGGATAGTTTCATATAAAAGCAAGTTTTACGCCATAGATCTCACCGGCAGAACAATAGTTGTAGAGCCAACTCTACAATTGCATACGTTTCAGCGGTCTAGACCGTCTTATAAGACAAGGAAACGCTGG CTTCTAAACTCAGGGGATAAGGTCCTTCTCGTAGAGATGTGCACAGAGAGACGAGCCGATTTTTTCATACCAAATATCCGTGAGAAGAAGATATGGTTCGAAGTTTCAGAGTTAGACGTGGAGAGAAACGACTGGAATCAAGTGGAAGATGTGGATGATCGTGTGCTGTTCTTGGAGCAATATTGCTCCTTCTCGTGCTTGGCTACTGAGATTCAGGGGTTTAGAGCCAACTCTATAATCTTTTCGGACCTGTGGGGCGGAACTAATTTGAATGAACATGAAAGCATTCTCGTGTATGAGTTCAACGAGCAAGGCGTTAGGTCTGTAGAAGACATTCCCGAGTATGTTGAGCTGTTTCCATCTCCCCCTGGTTGGGTTATCTCGAACGCATGA
- the LOC103874271 gene encoding uncharacterized protein LOC103874271 isoform X1: protein MYSVTGFNVTRSNQKFKGMYRVGFVCSMNWLLHFLKITELGPRPKGYCVSPKIVGGGSSWQQLFSESLLPISSALCLISLTFSEIKLQHFYNELVEYKLILDKAGDFLLQPEVLPLNRVR, encoded by the exons ATGTACTCTGTTACTGGGTTCAACGTTACACGTAGCAACCAAAAATTCAAAG GGATGTATCGGGTTGGCTTCGTGTGTTCAATGAATTGGCTACTGCATTTCTTGAAAATTACAGAGCTAGGGCCTAGACCCAAAGGTTATTGTGTCAGCCCAAAAATTGTTGGAG GTGGCAGCAGCTGGCAACAATTATTTTCGGAG TCATTACTTCCCATTTCTTCAGCCCTATGCTTAATTTCTCTCACCTTTTCTGAAATCAAGTTGCAGCACTTTTACAATGAACTTGTGGAGTACAAGCTCATTCTTGACAAG GCTGGTGATTTTTTGCTTCAGCCAGAAGTCTTACCGCTCAACAGAGTGAGATAG
- the LOC103874269 gene encoding putative septum site-determining protein minD homolog, chloroplastic has product MASLRVFSTTSHQPPLLPSSLSSNPLSTSPRFVKSPSRRTPIRSVLQFNRKPQLAGETPRIVVITSGKGGVGKTTTTANVGLSLARYGFSVVAIDADLGLRNLDLLLGLENRVNYTVVEVLNGDCRLDQALVRDKRWSNFELLCISKPRSKLPMGFGGKALEWLVDALKTRPEGSPDFIIIDCPAGIDAGFITAITPANEAVLVTTPDITALRDADRVTGLLECDGIRDIKMIVNRVRTDMIRGEDMMSVLDVQEMLGLSLLGAIPEDSEVIRSTNRGFPLVLNKPPTLAGLAFEQAAWRLVEQDSMKAVMVEEEPKKRGFFSFFGG; this is encoded by the coding sequence ATGGCGTCTCTGCGCGTGTTCTCCACGACGAGCCATCAACCTCCGCTTCTTCCATCGTCACTCTCTTCAAATCCCCTATCAACCTCACCACGATTCGTCAAAAGCCCTAGCAGACGAACTCCAATTCGATCCGTTCTCCAATTCAATCGCAAACCCCAGCTCGCCGGAGAAACGCCGCGCATCGTCGTCATCACCTCCGGAAAAGGCGGCGTCGGAAAGACAACCACCACCGCAAACGTCGGACTCTCCCTCGCGCGCTACGGCTTCTCGGTCGTCGCAATCGACGCGGACCTCGGCCTCCGCAACCTCGATCTCCTCCTAGGGCTAGAGAATCGCGTCAACTACACCGTCGTCGAGGTCCTCAACGGAGACTGCCGCCTCGATCAAGCTCTCGTGCGCGACAAGCGCTGGTCCAACTTCGAACTGCTATGCATCTCGAAACCTAGGTCGAAGCTCCCGATGGGATTCGGCGGGAAAGCGCTCGAGTGGCTCGTCGACGCCCTTAAAACGAGGCCGGAAGGCTCCCCGGACTTCATAATCATCGATTGCCCCGCCGGAATCGACGCCGGGTTCATAACCGCCATCACTCCGGCGAACGAGGCGGTTCTTGTGACGACTCCTGATATAACGGCGCTTAGGGACGCGGATAGGGTCACGGGGCTGCTTGAGTGCGACGGGATTAGGGATATAAAGATGATTGTGAATAGAGTGAGGACTGATATGATCAGAGGGGAAGATATGATGTCTGTGTTGGATGTGCAGGAGATGCTTGGTTTGTCGCTGCTCGGCGCGATTCCTGAAGACTCTGAGGTGATCAGGAGCACGAACCGCGGGTTTCCGCTTGTTTTGAATAAGCCTCCGACGCTTGCGGGGTTGGCGTTTGAGCAGGCGGCGTGGAGGCTCGTGGAGCAGGATAGTATGAAGGCTGTTATGGTGGAGGAGGAGCCTAAGAAACGTggcttcttctctttctttggtGGTTGA
- the LOC103874275 gene encoding probable peroxidase 61, translated as MRQCMKFFPLLALLVVSLTGTATVKAATGLNPPVKLVWHYYKVTNTCDDAEAYIRHQVEKFYKNDTSIAPKLLRLLYSDCMVNGCDASVLLQGPNSERTAPQNRGLGGFVIIDKIKQVLESRCPGVVSCADILNLATRDAVHMAGAPSYPVFTGRRDGGALTADAVDLPSPSISVEESLSYFNSKGLDVLDMTTLLGAHSMGKTHCSHIVNRLYNFKNTGKPDPTMNTTLVSQLQYLCPPRTQKGQTDPLVYLNPDSGSSNRFSSSYYSRVLSHNAVLGVDQQLLYNEDSKEITQEFAAGFEDFRKSFALAMSRMGSINVLTGKAGEIRRDCRVTNANYGA; from the exons ATGAGGCAGTGTATGAAATTTTTCCCACTATTGGCCCTCTTAGTCGTAAGCTTAACCGGAACGGCTACGGTAAAGGCTGCGACGGGATTGAACCCTCCGGTGAAGCTGGTTTGGCATTATTACAAAGTTACCAACACTTGTGATGATGCAGAGGCTTATATTAGACACCAAGTCGAAAAGTTTTATAAGAATGACACAAGCATTGCTCCcaagcttcttcgtcttctttacTCGGATTGTATGGTTAAT GGATGTGATGCTTCGGTACTTTTACAAGGACCAAACTCAGAGAGGACAGCTCCACAAAATCGAGGACTTGGAGGTTTTGTGATAATCgataaaataaaacaagttCTTGAATCACGTTGTCCTGGTGTTGTTTCTTGCGCTGATATACTCAATCTTGCCACTAGAGATGCTGTTCACATG GCCGGAGCACCATCTTATCCTGTGTTCACGGGGAGAAGGGACGGTGGGGCACTAACTGCAGACGCTGTGGATCTACCGTCACCGTCTATCTCAGTCGAGGAGTCACTGTCATACTTCAATTCCAAAGGTCTTGACGTTTTGGACATGACTACTCTTCTAG GAGCACATTCGATGGGGAAGACACATTGCAGCCACATAGTGAACAGGTTATACAACTTCAAGAACACTGGAAAACCAGACCCGACCATGAACACAACATTGGTGTCACAACTTCAATACCTTTGTCCTCCAAGAACACAAAAGGGCCAAACCGATCCACTCGTTTACCTAAATCCAGACTCAGGCTCGAGCAACAGATTCAGCAGCTCATACTACTCTCGTGTCCTGTCTCATAACGCTGTCTTGGGCGTGGACCAACAGTTGCTCTACAACGAGGACTCGAAGGAGATCACTCAAGAGTTCGCTGCAGGTTTTGAAGATTTCAGAAAATCTTTTGCTTTGGCAATGTCGAGGATGGGATCTATCAATGTGTTGACCGGCAAAGCTGGAGAGATTCGCCGAGATTGCAGAGTTACCAACGCCAACTACGGTgcttaa